A section of the Candidatus Cloacimonadota bacterium genome encodes:
- a CDS encoding NAD(P)-dependent glycerol-3-phosphate dehydrogenase, which yields MKISVIGGGGWGLALAKLLTENKHEVLVWEYNASYLSSLKETNSNPTLLKDITLPLSIKYTDSFSTIANFESTIILLATPSQFIRKTLRSIPNEVAQKIWQNQNLIALVNVAKGIEEQSLKTIDQILYDELPHEMHHKICALSGPSHAEEVARGIPTTVVIAGQNEELLMQLQEVFSNSYFRVYRSLDIIGVEIGGAVKNIIAIAAGIVSGLGYGDNTLGALLTRGIVEIGRLGKAMHAQTETFLGLSGIGDLITTAISLNSRNRYVGYEIGKGKSLQEIQDSMAMVAEGIASTRAVYLLAAKLGVEMPIVCQVYEILYEHKDPFTAMRDLMSRDLKAEFKQ from the coding sequence ATGAAAATATCGGTAATTGGCGGTGGCGGATGGGGCTTGGCCTTAGCCAAATTGCTTACAGAAAACAAGCATGAAGTATTGGTTTGGGAATATAATGCCAGTTATTTATCCTCACTCAAAGAAACAAATAGCAATCCAACCCTGTTGAAGGATATAACCTTACCACTCTCCATTAAATACACAGATTCATTTTCCACTATAGCTAACTTTGAAAGCACGATCATTCTACTGGCTACCCCATCACAGTTTATTCGTAAAACGCTTCGATCCATACCCAATGAAGTAGCTCAAAAGATTTGGCAAAATCAAAACTTGATCGCTCTTGTAAATGTTGCAAAAGGCATTGAAGAACAGAGCCTTAAGACAATTGATCAAATCCTCTATGATGAATTACCTCATGAAATGCACCACAAAATTTGCGCTTTGTCGGGACCAAGTCATGCAGAAGAAGTTGCTCGAGGTATTCCTACTACAGTAGTTATTGCCGGTCAGAATGAAGAATTATTAATGCAATTGCAAGAAGTGTTTTCAAATTCATATTTTCGTGTTTACCGCAGCTTGGATATAATTGGAGTAGAAATTGGTGGCGCGGTAAAAAATATCATCGCTATTGCCGCGGGCATAGTAAGTGGGTTGGGGTACGGCGACAATACACTTGGAGCTCTGCTAACCCGCGGAATTGTGGAAATAGGCAGATTGGGCAAAGCTATGCATGCCCAAACCGAAACATTCTTAGGGCTTTCTGGCATTGGTGATCTTATTACTACAGCGATCAGCTTGAACAGTCGCAACCGTTATGTGGGATACGAAATTGGCAAAGGAAAAAGCCTCCAGGAGATTCAGGATTCGATGGCAATGGTAGCTGAGGGTATTGCTAGCACAAGAGCTGTTTATCTATTGGCTGCTAAGCTGGGAGTAGAAATGCCTATTGTATGCCAAGTATATGAAATTTTGTATGAGCACAAAGATCCGTTCACTGCAATGCGAGATTTAATGTCGCGAGATCTCAAAGCGGAGTTTAAGCAATAA
- a CDS encoding acylphosphatase, translated as MPVYEIQVLGRVQGVGFRYHARECALQLGISGYVKNLADRSVYIVAETQESLIDGYCEMLRRGNGFSVVRQINIEKMDSEYKYHGFEIR; from the coding sequence ATGCCCGTTTACGAGATACAAGTGCTAGGTCGGGTGCAAGGAGTAGGCTTTCGTTATCATGCGAGAGAATGCGCTTTACAGCTTGGCATTAGTGGCTATGTAAAGAATCTGGCAGACCGCTCGGTTTACATAGTTGCTGAAACACAGGAATCTCTTATAGACGGTTATTGTGAGATGCTTCGAAGGGGAAATGGATTCTCTGTGGTGAGGCAAATCAATATAGAAAAAATGGATTCAGAATATAAGTATCATGGTTTTGAAATTAGATAG
- the pgsC gene encoding poly-gamma-glutamate biosynthesis protein PgsC, with product MVDTVVQAAVGLGVIISLIFSELLGASAGGIVVPGYIALHLDKPMQILGTLIISLLTWGIIRLVSKFTLLFGKRRMVLSILVGFILGWASRLLVFHEFTIHQLQMQSIGYIIPGLIANWFERQGFWKTLSTMSIAAILVKLILIVIFGGEV from the coding sequence GTGGTTGACACAGTAGTACAAGCCGCAGTTGGACTCGGCGTAATTATTAGTTTGATCTTTTCTGAACTGTTGGGAGCATCTGCCGGAGGTATAGTTGTTCCAGGCTACATTGCTCTACACCTGGATAAACCGATGCAGATTTTAGGAACACTAATTATAAGTCTGCTAACTTGGGGCATCATCCGTTTGGTAAGCAAATTTACTTTACTGTTTGGAAAACGCCGAATGGTATTAAGCATTTTGGTGGGTTTCATTTTGGGATGGGCATCACGGCTTTTGGTTTTCCACGAGTTTACTATTCATCAACTTCAAATGCAATCTATTGGCTATATCATTCCCGGTTTAATAGCCAACTGGTTTGAGCGGCAGGGTTTCTGGAAAACCTTATCTACAATGAGTATTGCAGCAATTTTGGTAAAACTGATACTTATTGTGATTTTTGGCGGGGAGGTTTAG
- a CDS encoding porin family protein, producing MYCPEEISSGDKVQREIYPDIQDELKNLEEKKIRNDRSLTRKKNFKPIILCLALFLFGSVAAHAQFEGEISLGATYSDNLFQLSDYDISRWDNNSSALDWADSTDDLNIFSRIDLAYPIPYRWWTFTPSITGRLSQNISNKEKYRTDTLIRFRADRYYWSASVLYGYYPYIYYRHYNDGDGTDQAEKYSYNRNYYRADLIVRPIKNLTAFSNIRYEDLYYNQYFTEADGNRVSTETGLRYRFPAFTVQGSYTYRSYDNTNFAKLNEDDGSYDSNIYRGVLRMKSMPLSGDSIQKQSWQPYLELSLEDRFYQGNSEWYGGREYRFYNTIAGLDFKLHPDWKLSLDYLHIFRNVESPNESVLRLKEFSENRFSASVSYKF from the coding sequence ATGTATTGCCCCGAAGAAATAAGCAGCGGAGACAAAGTACAAAGGGAAATCTACCCAGATATTCAAGATGAATTGAAGAATCTGGAGGAAAAGAAAATCAGAAATGATAGAAGCTTAACCCGAAAGAAAAACTTCAAGCCCATAATACTTTGCCTCGCCCTGTTCCTGTTTGGTTCTGTTGCCGCGCATGCCCAGTTTGAAGGAGAAATAAGTTTGGGAGCTACATACTCCGATAACTTGTTCCAACTCTCAGATTACGATATCAGTAGGTGGGATAACAATAGTTCAGCCCTAGATTGGGCTGACTCAACTGATGATCTGAATATATTCAGTCGCATAGATCTGGCATACCCCATTCCCTACCGTTGGTGGACTTTTACGCCTTCAATTACTGGAAGATTGAGCCAAAACATTAGTAACAAAGAAAAATATCGAACCGATACTCTAATAAGATTTAGGGCAGATCGATATTATTGGAGTGCAAGTGTGTTATATGGCTACTATCCCTACATTTACTATCGTCATTACAACGATGGCGATGGTACCGATCAAGCGGAAAAATATTCCTACAATCGTAACTATTACCGAGCAGATTTGATTGTGCGTCCCATCAAAAACCTCACTGCATTCAGCAATATACGTTATGAAGACCTTTATTACAACCAATATTTTACTGAGGCAGACGGTAATCGTGTGAGTACGGAAACGGGGCTTCGATACAGATTCCCCGCCTTTACAGTACAGGGCTCTTATACTTACAGAAGCTACGATAATACCAACTTTGCCAAACTGAATGAAGATGATGGCAGTTATGATAGCAACATCTATAGAGGTGTGCTGCGGATGAAATCTATGCCACTGAGCGGTGACAGCATACAAAAACAAAGCTGGCAACCCTATCTGGAACTCAGCCTGGAAGACCGCTTTTATCAAGGTAATAGCGAATGGTACGGTGGTAGAGAATACAGATTTTACAATACTATAGCCGGCTTGGATTTTAAACTTCATCCAGATTGGAAATTATCTCTTGACTACTTGCATATATTCAGAAATGTAGAGTCTCCGAATGAGAGTGTGCTAAGGCTTAAAGAGTTTAGCGAAAACCGCTTCTCTGCTTCAGTAAGCTATAAATTCTAA
- the pgsW gene encoding poly-gamma-glutamate system protein, whose translation MYRKMYRPSLKSGWSLILLFVLSVILYLVASNNFVEIRTSNYEAKLEAVTLMQKYLDTLQEEILARNIEIDPINDPFQTGLIGLRLSSITTDRGLLSEKQAAINPNIAAIFVEELSRTKAKDKIAVGITGSNPAVNLALYAAMTVLDLDPQIIVSLSSASYGANREELTWLDMEAILKERGLLKFGAKYASIGGSEDRGIGLSDFGMQSLREAMSRNSVPLLLGANLEENVSLRMSAYDELIDKGNRYKLFVNIGAGLANVGSGPNARLIPEGLNSKLAERNFEKEGVMMKMAKQNIPVLHVRRILRWAQKYDLNLSSEAKPVPGEGSVFSSTIHNVTIAVICLIILVAAIIAVIVFDRHDRRFMSNIVDPDDEL comes from the coding sequence ATGTATCGCAAAATGTACCGTCCCAGCTTAAAATCCGGTTGGTCGTTAATTCTGCTCTTCGTTCTTTCTGTAATCCTGTATTTAGTAGCCAGCAATAATTTTGTTGAGATTCGTACCAGTAATTACGAAGCAAAACTTGAGGCAGTAACGCTTATGCAAAAGTATTTGGATACTTTGCAAGAGGAGATTCTGGCTCGCAACATCGAGATAGACCCAATTAATGATCCTTTCCAAACAGGATTGATAGGATTACGATTGTCTTCCATAACCACAGATAGAGGATTACTTTCTGAAAAACAGGCAGCAATCAATCCAAATATTGCGGCAATATTTGTCGAAGAACTTTCACGCACCAAAGCAAAAGACAAAATAGCCGTTGGTATTACCGGCAGTAATCCAGCAGTAAACTTGGCTTTATATGCGGCAATGACTGTTTTAGATTTAGATCCCCAAATAATCGTATCGCTTTCTTCTGCTTCTTATGGAGCTAATAGAGAGGAATTGACTTGGCTGGATATGGAAGCAATACTCAAGGAAAGGGGATTGTTGAAGTTTGGGGCAAAATATGCTTCTATTGGTGGCAGCGAAGATCGTGGCATTGGGCTTTCAGATTTTGGAATGCAATCTTTACGTGAAGCTATGAGCCGCAACTCTGTGCCCTTACTTCTAGGTGCCAATTTGGAAGAAAATGTTTCCCTGCGCATGAGTGCTTATGATGAACTAATAGATAAGGGGAATCGTTACAAACTATTCGTAAACATCGGTGCTGGTTTGGCAAATGTGGGCAGTGGGCCCAATGCGCGTTTGATACCTGAAGGTTTAAACAGCAAACTTGCCGAACGTAATTTTGAGAAAGAAGGAGTTATGATGAAGATGGCAAAACAGAATATCCCGGTTCTTCATGTACGCCGAATTCTACGCTGGGCACAGAAATATGATCTAAATCTTTCTTCGGAAGCCAAGCCGGTTCCAGGAGAAGGCAGCGTATTTAGCTCCACTATTCATAACGTTACAATAGCCGTGATATGTCTTATAATATTGGTAGCTGCAATTATAGCAGTTATTGTTTTTGATCGTCATGATCGGCGATTTATGAGCAATATTGTCGATCCCGATGACGAATTATAG